CCGGCTCGAACGGCACCTCTCGGCAAAGCTGTTTGACCGGCGCAAGACCGGTTATCTCCTCACCGAGGCCGGCCAGCGCGTCGCCGACAGCGCGGAGGCGATGGAATCCACTATCGTGGCCAACCAGGAGCAGGTCGGCGGCTCGGTGGCGCGGCTGACGGGCACGGTGCGGATCGGCGCCCCCGACGGTTTCGGGACCGCCTTCCTGGCGCCGCGGCTCGTCGCCTTTGCCGATCGCTACCCAGATCTCGACCTGCAACTTGTGGCAACCGCCCGGCTGTTCAGCCTCTCCAAGCGCGAAGCCGACATCGCCATCAGCCTGACCATGCCGAACGAGGGCCGGATCGTCGGCCGCAAGCTCTTGGACTATCGCCTCGGGCTTTATGCCGCGCCCGCCTATCTCGAGCGCCACCCAAAAATAACCTCGCGCGAGGTGCTGCCGCAGCATCGCTTTGTCGGCTATATCGAGGAACTGCTGTTCACGCCGGAGCTGGACTATCTGCCGCAGGTGGCGCCGCGCCTTTCGGCGCGCTTCCGGAGCGCCAATCTGATCGCGCAGCTC
The DNA window shown above is from Bradyrhizobium sp. CB1650 and carries:
- a CDS encoding LysR family transcriptional regulator, with translation MLDQGAIDWDDFRFVLAIVRGGSVSAAAKQLGVDHATVIRRVDRLERHLSAKLFDRRKTGYLLTEAGQRVADSAEAMESTIVANQEQVGGSVARLTGTVRIGAPDGFGTAFLAPRLVAFADRYPDLDLQLVATARLFSLSKREADIAISLTMPNEGRIVGRKLLDYRLGLYAAPAYLERHPKITSREVLPQHRFVGYIEELLFTPELDYLPQVAPRLSARFRSANLIAQLNATLAGFGIAVLPYFMASDYPQLVPVLRDEVSIIRTFWMLMHADSKDLARIRAVADYISEIVERERALFAGQ